The following is a genomic window from Candidatus Desulfatibia profunda.
CCACGCGCGTTGCTTCTTTCCCATTAAGACACTGTGTCCGCTGTACGGGTATTTATTAAGACCTTTAATATCCGGTGCCAGCTTTGCACGCAAAGGATTCAAATGAATATAGCGAACCAGTTCCTTAAAATAGATATCCTCCTGGCAGATGATGGATTTATATCTGTTTTGAAAAAGCTGTCCATGACGACGATACCTGCGGTTAAAATAGATGGCATACCCGGTAAGCAACCTTCGCATTAAGGTGGATATCCCGGCATTGCCGCTTCGAAATAAAAAATGGGCGTGATTTGACATCAATGCCCAAGCATAACAGGCAGTCTTGGTTTCCGGCAAAAGAATTGATAAACGATCAGTTAAATTATCCTTATCTTGATCGTCTCCGAATATCTTGCGACGCTCAATTCCACGGATGATGATGTGATGCAAAACACCCGGCGCGTCAAGGCGGGCTAATCTCGGCATGTGATCCTGTTAACATAAAGACTGATATCTGTCAAGTTATTTACTTATTTATGGACGTCCCACATATCTCTACGGGACAAATCCCTCTCCTTGAGATGCTTTTTGAAGGCGTCCATCGAAAGTTAACAGGATTAACTCCGGAAGTTCCTTATGCAAACTTTTTGCAGTGGCAAGGTGCCAAAGGTCTGCCCCGCGCAGAGACCATTTTTCTGATAAATTCTTTGTAATTTCCCATTCAGGGTCGGCGGTGAGGTAACGCCAAGGGCCATGCTCCAGCGTTTCAAAACTTGCAGCAACGAGAGGGCTGGAAAGAA
Proteins encoded in this region:
- a CDS encoding type II toxin-antitoxin system VapC family toxin is translated as MPKGQVAIYWDASAILSVLFKDSHSETAIAWAESEGVHFISTLAYAEVCAVIARMKKERILSSPLVAASFETLEHGPWRYLTADPEWEITKNLSEKWSLRGADLWHLATAKSLHKELPELILLTFDGRLQKASQGEGFVP